In Trichomycterus rosablanca isolate fTriRos1 chromosome 25, fTriRos1.hap1, whole genome shotgun sequence, the sequence GTTAGAGGAACAGAAGTTTAGTTTGTTTGAGGTTTTTTAGGAGATGGAGATGACATGTATGAGGTGTGAGGTTTCTATTCGAGTGAAGATTCTGATGAAGTGTTTCAGACCTTTAACCTCCGTCTGATGGTGTTAATAAGTCACCGGTCTGTGAGTAAATGTTTTGCCTGGATCTGAAACTGTGTGAAAGGCCGAGACTCTCCATCAATCGGCCTTTCTGGTGCCCCCAGCTAATGAATGGCACTAATTGATTAAACGCTGGTAGGAGGGATGGGCTGGATGGGGTGAATAGACTGGAGGGGGGAGTGTATCATTTCTGGCTTGAATCCAGATTGATGGAGTCTTGGGACTGTGCAACACCAAAGAGATCAACCCGCTCAGCAGGGTGGAAAATGCCCTCATAAAACCAACTGAAGATTATTTACTTGTATGCACCCGACAGAGCCCTGTTTTCACAGAAGGGGTTCATTCGTTTTACCCGTTTACCCAttaatgttcagaaataatGCTGGTACCAAGTCTATGCCTCAAACGCCACCTACTTCACACTCAACGTCCTAAAAATACTTTCCATTGTACCTTTCATGCCATGTGGCAATGTTTCTGTATCCCAACACCTCTATATCACCTCCCAACTCTTCAACATCTCCTACAAATATCAATCTTCTGAAGAGGATTCTGGCCTGGTACCATAAATCAGAACTGAACATCTCAGAGTTCCTCCACCCTACAGTTCCTCCAGTGGATCTGAAGTGGATTCTGCGCTTGCAAGTCAATCTTAATGGTAATACTGGTGGACGAGCGGGTGGTTTCGTTTGGTTCAGATCAGGTGACTGTGAAGGCCAAATCTTGTCCAATCTCCAATCATTTACTTCATTTCATCTTCTTCAGACTATTGTGGATATGGGAAGCATCATTTTGGAAGGGACCACTCCCACCAGGACAGAAACGTTTCAGCATATTGATCAGGATATTAGTTAGAATAACTGTGTGTAAACTTCTGGTCTaaactgtaaatatataaaaggtTTATAAGATCAAACCATCAAACTTTTATTtagaataatttattttaaaaacttaCAGTGAAAGGAATTTGAGGAAAATCAAGAATGTCCTTTTACAATCTCAATTCTAAACAAACGGTTtacataaaaacattattaacactgataatattaataataatagtagtagtaaaacaTTGTCCTGAACGTTGTTATTTTGCAGGGTGCTTCtgaggggagaaaatgcaaatccACCAGTATAGGACTCTAGGATAGGAAATCTATGACAACCCTCACTGTCATTTTTTAATGGACTCTAAAGGAGACTGAAGAGACGGGAGTCgtgtataaaacaataaaatacatttacatactgttttgtatttatttcatgtAAACTACGACTTCTATAAAGTGCATCTCCAGATCTGGGTTTGATACGATACACGGACGAGCTTTACTAGATTTGCAAGGTTTCTTATCAtgttcatttttatcttttactatcgctttatcccggtcagggttgcggtgggtctgattcaaacTGATGTACCCTACATGATCTACAGTATACGAGTTCTTAGTGAACAGGGTGGGTAAAtcttacagttattaattgtttATAACGCAGCCTTGTCGTCGACTCTGTATGACGTGTAACTGTTAGTGTTTAAGCACAAAGTGAAGCGAAAGTGAAGCGAAAGTGAAGAACTTTAGTTGAATTTGATCTGCTTCTGAATTCCTGTAAAGAGTTTTAGAGAGCTGTACACTCTGCTTTAGCTTTGTAGCATCTAGCAAGCATTCTTACTAGCTGTTGTTTTAGCTAGCTTATATATTTAGCTAGCAAATATatcaaacaaaaatgttcaGACAGCTCTGTTTTGTTTTGAAAAGTTTAAGCAGCTAAAGGGCTAAACAGGGCAGATTTATGTTCAGATAACTTCAACTGCAAAATCAGTTTAGTAACAGTTTCGTGAAACATTTATTTAGGAAATAGAAACGCTTGGATTGTTGAATAGCCTGTACTGAATAATAACAAATCGGTTTGCTATATAAAAAACTAGCGGTTTGGTCAAGCAGGTAAGATGATAAGACGTGATTTTAGAAAACTGACGCTTGTAAGAGCATTTAaacttatatttaatatttaatgtggATAAACTTTTATAAATGAGAAGAAAACAACGAAGCATCGGAGGTTTTCAGTAAACAAACAGCATGTTATTACTACCGTGGCCAACAGAGGGCGCTACTCGTTATCAATAATCCTCTCATACAGCTCATCTCTCTTCATTCTGTCCAATTTAGCTTCTCGTAAATTAAAAAAGGAGTAAAATTAATGCACAATTAGCTTAATTATTACAAAAGATCATAATTAGATCATATTAATTAGGAAGGACGGTGAGGAAGAGTCAGAAAGAGAAGTGAAGAGTTAAAGAGGATTGAGAAGATGATGAAAACAGTGAGGAAGAAAAAGaatgtatattattttaatgttaataaatattaacattGGTTGTAAGCCTAGAATATATCGAATTAAAATATCTGGTCACCTCACAGGTAAGTATCAGTAATAAGCTCACAGAGTCGTGTAGGCTGCAGCTGAAATGTGACAAAAATGAGAAGCAGTTCGATCAAAATCAGATATCTGGCTGTAAATCTTTACGTTTCTTTACACTGTGTGGAAATTGTGTGTAAACTTGCAGGCTGTACAGTTAGCTGGCTTGAATGCTGCTAGCTGGCATGTTTTGTGTGAAGCTTTGGGTCTTATAGAGATAAGAAATTCAGTCTGTATAGCAATTGAAGATCGTTTTTGTGTCTGTACGGACTCAAAGAGCTTTGCACACTACTTGAATTTGAACTGGTTTCCAGTTAGTGGTTTGCCATTGTGGTCTCACCGTAGAAGCATTGCAAGTAAATCCTGTAGCACAGTTTATGTGAAAAGTTACAAACAATAAAGCTTAAGCGGTATcagtgtatttgcattttctactACTTGTATATAATGAAGAAAATGAAAACACGTCACTTTTGTTCATaggaattaaatattttatgggTTTAGCGTTCAGGGATTTTAGGTGAAGCAAACAGAACATGTTGACAAGGACGTGTTAAGAACAGTAAAACAGAAGTGAAGATTATGAATGTGTGTTCTACTGGAGGAAAATAATTTACAGAAAGCGCAGAAGTgttcattaataatttaattataataacaagtCTGTAATAAGTCGACTATAGTTTTTGACTCAGCTCTTGGTCACTTTGATCGTCCGTAAAGCACACGTCCACATCGCTATCCTCATCACTTTTTTGTTCCTCGGTATGATCGTCCGGGTGCATGTCTTCCTCGGGTGACCTCTTTTTGATGCCCTGTTGTCCTGGGTGCCTGGACTTGATGTGGCGCTCGAGGTCTCGGCGGCGTACCAGCACCTTGCCGCAGTAGTCGCACCGGTAGGGCGTGTTTCCCTCGGCATGCAAGCGTACGTGTTTGTTGAGGTTGCTCGGGTCACCAAAAGGCCGGAAGCAGACTTTACACTTGAGCGGTTTGTACCCGGTGTGCGTCCTCATGTGGATCTTAAGTCCATACTTCCGGGAGTACAGTTTTCCACAGTACAGACACAAGTGACCCTTTTTGGGTTTGCCCATGACCACGTTTGTGCCAGTCGAGACTGCTGGGTGTGTCATGGAGGGCATGGGCTCGAGTCTGGCTCGTGTTTTGTCGACGTGTGCGGACATGTCCCTGTCCACCGAGCTGCAGGCTGGATTCACATCAGTGCCAAGCGCTGGACCACCGAAGTATGAAGAAACAGAATCCGGGTAGCGGAGAAGGTGAAATTTGAGCGGGTAATATGGCGACCCGTAGAGCAGCTCCCCATTATATACAGTGAAGGGCACGATGGGCATGCTGCCACAGTCTCCGTTATAAGACGGGGGCAATGAGAAACGCTCGAGGGGGAACCCGGGCGGGATATTAGGGTACCGTGTTCCAGGAGGTACATGCTTGAATGCTGAGGTCTCCTCAAAATGTGACAGTAACGAAAACCCTCGCGGCAGAGGAGGCAACGGATCTGCAGGGGCGCGCCCACCCTTCGGGGCATAAGCTAGCTTGCTGAAGCCGAGGGCATCCGCTTTTCCGTCTTCGTTAGCGACCTCTTCAGGTGAGGAGAACATTTTGTTGAGTCCCGCGGGTATGAATGCCGACTGTGCGCCAGGCTGGAACGGCACACATGAGCTCCCGCCGACGAGTCCGGGATGATGTCTCGCCGTAGAGGTCACGCTCATGTCGAGCGCTCGGTCCTGATCCTCCCGGCTACTTCGCCGCGGTAAAGCTGCCTTGTTGGTAAACGGTGACGTGTTGGCACCGCTCGGGATGTCACCTGACTTTGGAGAGCGACTGAAGTTGTTGTTGGGTCCTCGTGGCGCGTGGTCATGGCCCACGGGTGCTCTGGTGTTGAGAGCGCAGTGGAAGTGCACGTGCGCCTTTAGTGTGTTTGGGTAACGGAAAATCCGCCAGCAGTACCAGCAGATGTAGCGCTCTTCACCTGCAAAACACAAAccattatatttattcatattttaatattacaaaGTTCCTCAATGTCCTTTCTATAGTTAACTCTGTATATTGTCTTACTGGAACCTTGTTGTGATGGATcctaaacatacactatatacactataccaaaagtatttggatgcttggccatgagcttgttggacatcccaattcAAAATTGGGAGCTTTTTAGCTTGAACAGCAGCCGCTGTTCTGAGAAGCTCTGAGAAGACTTTGacacatgtctgtgtgtgggaatttgtgcccattcagtagtaCAAAAGATGTCAGCATTTGTACAGCTGGGtgctgatcgatcagtcggtgttctggttcatcccagagctgctgagaggggctgagctcagggctctgtgcaggacactggagcatCTCTTCAtctctttatagagctcactcatactggaacaggaagggaccttccctaaactgttgctacaaagctgtaagcatgtca encodes:
- the prdm13 gene encoding PR domain zinc finger protein 13, which produces MHGCRTPPVGVFADGSIPAGARIGPVPGIFRLGKCASDRKEVGVKKKVRMVRGELVDECGAAVSDWILLIRSARSSQEQNLEAVSDLPGGQIFYRVLREISAGEELSAWYSESLAQWFHIPTTATPTHDERGEERYICWYCWRIFRYPNTLKAHVHFHCALNTRAPVGHDHAPRGPNNNFSRSPKSGDIPSGANTSPFTNKAALPRRSSREDQDRALDMSVTSTARHHPGLVGGSSCVPFQPGAQSAFIPAGLNKMFSSPEEVANEDGKADALGFSKLAYAPKGGRAPADPLPPLPRGFSLLSHFEETSAFKHVPPGTRYPNIPPGFPLERFSLPPSYNGDCGSMPIVPFTVYNGELLYGSPYYPLKFHLLRYPDSVSSYFGGPALGTDVNPACSSVDRDMSAHVDKTRARLEPMPSMTHPAVSTGTNVVMGKPKKGHLCLYCGKLYSRKYGLKIHMRTHTGYKPLKCKVCFRPFGDPSNLNKHVRLHAEGNTPYRCDYCGKVLVRRRDLERHIKSRHPGQQGIKKRSPEEDMHPDDHTEEQKSDEDSDVDVCFTDDQSDQELSQKL